The following are encoded in a window of Nakamurella sp. A5-74 genomic DNA:
- a CDS encoding 5-(carboxyamino)imidazole ribonucleotide synthase, protein MDSRTGLPRVGMVGGGQLARMTHQAAIPLGQSLRVLAQHADDSAALVAPDVQLGGHTDLDALRRFAADCDVLTFDHEHVPGEHLRALQADGVLVHPGPDALQFAQDKALMRQRLQQLGLPVPAFRVVQGDPTEAIVEFRAACGDPVVVKTARGGYDGRGVWVVRAGESPQWPSSDIPWVLEEFVPLRRELAVVLARSPFGQAAIWPVVHTVQEDGICVEVIAPAPGLSDRMSAAASRLAATVAEQLDVVGVLAVELFEVEAGDAFPDGLVVNELAMRPHNSGHWTMDGSVTSQFEQHLRAVLDYPLGSTASRAEVTVMGNVLGGPDDGPGAGIGIDERIHHLSARYPQVKIHWYGKGIRPGRKLGHVNVCGDRLAADGSDSVPELRRIARLCADWLGSGVWTDGYEIHGGTTLPTHELQRDEESG, encoded by the coding sequence GTGGATTCTCGTACCGGACTGCCCAGGGTGGGAATGGTCGGCGGCGGCCAACTCGCCCGGATGACCCACCAGGCCGCCATCCCGCTCGGCCAGAGCCTGCGGGTGCTGGCGCAGCACGCGGATGATTCCGCTGCCCTGGTCGCGCCGGACGTACAGCTCGGTGGTCACACGGATCTGGACGCGCTGCGCCGGTTCGCCGCCGACTGCGATGTGCTGACCTTCGACCACGAACACGTCCCGGGCGAGCACCTGCGGGCGCTGCAGGCAGACGGGGTGCTCGTGCATCCGGGGCCGGATGCGCTGCAGTTCGCGCAGGACAAGGCCCTGATGCGGCAGCGGCTCCAGCAGCTCGGCCTGCCGGTGCCCGCGTTCCGCGTGGTGCAGGGCGACCCCACCGAGGCGATCGTCGAGTTCCGGGCCGCGTGCGGTGATCCGGTCGTGGTGAAGACGGCTCGCGGCGGGTACGACGGGCGAGGCGTCTGGGTGGTGCGGGCGGGGGAGTCGCCCCAGTGGCCGTCCTCGGACATTCCCTGGGTGCTGGAGGAGTTCGTCCCACTGCGACGCGAACTGGCCGTCGTGCTGGCGCGCTCCCCGTTCGGTCAGGCGGCGATCTGGCCGGTGGTGCACACCGTGCAGGAGGACGGGATCTGCGTCGAGGTGATCGCACCCGCTCCCGGGCTGTCCGACAGGATGTCGGCTGCGGCCAGCCGATTGGCAGCCACCGTCGCCGAGCAACTCGATGTGGTCGGGGTACTCGCGGTCGAGCTGTTCGAGGTGGAAGCCGGCGACGCCTTCCCGGACGGCCTGGTGGTCAACGAGTTGGCGATGCGTCCGCACAACTCCGGGCACTGGACGATGGACGGTTCGGTGACCTCGCAGTTCGAGCAGCATCTGCGGGCCGTACTGGACTATCCGTTGGGCAGCACCGCATCCAGGGCCGAGGTGACCGTGATGGGCAACGTGCTGGGCGGACCGGACGACGGGCCCGGAGCGGGGATCGGCATCGACGAGCGGATCCATCACCTGTCCGCCCGCTACCCGCAGGTGAAGATCCACTGGTACGGCAAGGGAATCCGGCCGGGACGCAAGCTCGGCCACGTCAACGTGTGCGGTGACCGGCTGGCGGCGGACGGCTCCGACTCCGTGCCGGAGTTGCGCCGGATCGCCCGCCTCTGCGCGGACTGGTTGGGGAGCGGGGTCTGGACCGACGGTTACGAAATCCACGGTGGCACAACGCTTCCGACGCACGAGCTGCAACGCGATGAGGAGTCGGGATGA
- a CDS encoding sigma-70 family RNA polymerase sigma factor: MTDHRDLDLAESGSMGPPAGDPELITRVRGGDRQAFAELYRRHVGAATNLARQIVPGAGADDLVSEAFARVLDGLLEGKGPDAAFRAYVFTTVRNTANDRFRRDKRVTFTDDQTAFDSAVSDPDVVMLQAENGMVGQAYQSLPERWQAVLWYLTVEGYSPAKTGELLGLSANAVTSLAFRAREGLREAYLQAHLMQTEAEQCSSVVGKLGAWTRAGLSRRERIAVDAHLDSCPDCRSLASELGQINSGMRALLAPLLLGGAALAYLKLVGPATAIAKIGLIGTAAAGTGTAATGAGSGAAAGTSVGATTSGTAATSGTAATSGTAATSGTAVTSGAAATSGTTVAGTTAAAGSGGTAVVGTAAAGTTVGGTAAVGTAAVGAGSSAVAAGAAGAGAVGAGAVGAGAVGAGAAVGAGAIGAGAVGAGLATGTGIGLVSVGGIGAGLAAVGITSGFSGLGTLLVGLPKTVLAVAGSTMSGAAVAGAVLAGTPTQLPAPDVATPAPVVVDSTVRTPPALPAATNGTVVIRTSARTAATARTTAPTPTPTPTPIEQVPLPIIEPDPEAAPQTSAAPVIPEPVPLNTETGVAPTTNPAVGTTDAPTEPGEPTTTQIDATPTPTPATDPTTDATPTPTPTPTTAPTTDATPAPTPAPAPAPATDATPTPTPTTAPTTDPTPTPAPAPAPATDATPTPTPTPTPTTAPTTDATPTPTPTTDPTTTHPDPTTTTDPPPETTSETTATTTSTPPPPPPPTEVLPVPAPVITFDSEVGVAADLGVGTVTLVQDIKNTGTADLTDAKLTARSDLLTPVSVSATVTSAARVRRAVAVDGCTDAGCALPVIGAGGTATVTVTLALKTTGVVQLEALRSDTLTLTVTSGDLTRATSVAVAPAVPTITLSPLTAGVSGNLDVTVTGAASSTLPGRIGVAWKSDRILLANIRSGCDASSDSTLDCPADVTITDGFPTATVEVAVNPLPDARRDTATISIGRFTAERDITVAPRSVPISLTGPFQVSATGAALDQACQGAAPAGPKAPTACMTDIPVGATILWAELVWNWRTDLVPADSGISLFSGADATAGTPLTLGPPSGLKTVDSAKYRTAPIVLDDGARAALTAGEAAQLGVSAPEGAIGGWTVVVLWTDASVSSPATVQVDDSLDVVRVDHTIAQVPGTTASLFDLGAPQPTSWLRSWYDAVGGLIVEVVQLTDGAGLSSADDVVTWSTNDDTARGLVVGPVITPR, from the coding sequence GTGACGGACCATCGGGATCTCGACCTCGCCGAATCCGGCTCGATGGGCCCCCCCGCCGGCGATCCCGAACTGATCACCAGGGTCAGGGGCGGCGACCGTCAGGCCTTCGCCGAGCTGTATCGCCGTCACGTCGGAGCGGCCACCAACCTGGCCAGGCAGATCGTTCCCGGCGCCGGCGCCGACGACCTGGTCTCCGAGGCCTTCGCCAGGGTGCTGGACGGGTTGCTCGAGGGCAAGGGCCCGGATGCCGCATTCCGCGCCTACGTCTTCACCACGGTGCGCAACACCGCCAACGACCGGTTCCGCCGCGACAAGCGGGTCACCTTCACCGACGACCAGACCGCGTTCGACTCCGCGGTCTCCGACCCCGACGTCGTGATGCTGCAGGCCGAGAACGGGATGGTCGGCCAGGCGTACCAGTCACTTCCCGAGCGTTGGCAGGCAGTGCTCTGGTACCTCACCGTCGAGGGCTACTCCCCAGCCAAGACGGGCGAACTGCTCGGGCTGAGCGCCAACGCGGTCACCTCGCTCGCCTTCCGGGCTCGCGAAGGTCTCCGCGAGGCCTACCTGCAGGCGCACCTGATGCAGACCGAAGCCGAGCAGTGCAGCTCGGTCGTGGGCAAGCTGGGCGCGTGGACCAGAGCCGGTCTGTCCCGTCGCGAGCGGATCGCGGTCGATGCCCATCTCGACTCCTGTCCCGACTGCCGCTCGTTGGCCTCCGAACTCGGACAGATCAACTCGGGCATGCGCGCGTTGTTGGCACCATTGCTGCTGGGTGGAGCCGCGCTGGCCTATCTGAAGCTGGTCGGACCGGCGACGGCGATCGCCAAGATCGGGCTCATCGGCACCGCAGCAGCCGGAACCGGCACCGCAGCCACCGGAGCCGGGAGCGGCGCAGCCGCCGGCACCTCGGTGGGCGCGACTACGTCCGGCACCGCAGCAACATCCGGCACCGCAGCAACATCCGGCACCGCAGCAACATCCGGCACCGCGGTCACGTCAGGCGCTGCAGCTACCTCCGGAACCACAGTGGCCGGCACGACGGCCGCGGCGGGAAGCGGCGGAACGGCCGTGGTCGGTACGGCCGCGGCGGGGACCACGGTCGGTGGAACCGCAGCCGTTGGCACCGCGGCGGTGGGTGCCGGCTCGAGCGCTGTCGCTGCCGGCGCTGCCGGAGCAGGTGCAGTAGGAGCAGGTGCAGTAGGAGCAGGCGCCGTAGGGGCAGGCGCCGCCGTAGGAGCAGGCGCGATCGGAGCAGGTGCGGTCGGAGCGGGGCTCGCCACCGGGACCGGCATCGGACTCGTGTCCGTCGGCGGGATCGGAGCAGGCCTCGCGGCGGTCGGTATCACCTCCGGCTTCAGCGGACTCGGGACGCTGCTGGTGGGTCTGCCCAAGACGGTGCTGGCGGTCGCCGGATCCACGATGAGCGGCGCGGCGGTCGCCGGCGCCGTACTCGCGGGTACCCCCACCCAGCTCCCGGCGCCGGACGTGGCAACACCCGCCCCGGTGGTCGTCGATTCGACCGTGCGCACCCCGCCGGCTCTTCCTGCAGCCACGAACGGCACCGTGGTGATCCGGACCTCGGCCCGCACCGCGGCGACGGCCAGGACCACCGCGCCGACGCCGACGCCGACGCCGACGCCGATCGAGCAGGTTCCGCTCCCGATCATCGAACCGGACCCGGAGGCAGCCCCGCAGACTTCGGCAGCCCCGGTCATTCCGGAGCCGGTCCCGCTGAACACCGAGACCGGCGTCGCCCCGACCACGAATCCTGCAGTCGGCACCACCGACGCGCCGACCGAACCCGGCGAGCCGACCACCACGCAGATCGACGCGACCCCGACCCCGACCCCGGCCACCGACCCGACCACCGACGCGACCCCGACCCCGACCCCGACTCCGACCACCGCCCCGACCACCGACGCGACCCCGGCCCCGACTCCGGCCCCGGCCCCGGCCCCGGCCACCGACGCGACCCCGACCCCGACTCCGACCACCGCCCCGACCACCGACCCGACTCCGACTCCGGCCCCGGCCCCGGCCCCGGCCACCGACGCGACCCCGACCCCGACCCCGACTCCGACTCCGACCACCGCCCCGACCACCGACGCGACCCCGACCCCGACTCCGACCACCGACCCGACCACCACCCACCCGGACCCGACGACCACGACGGATCCGCCCCCGGAGACCACGTCGGAAACCACAGCGACCACCACCAGCACGCCGCCGCCACCGCCGCCGCCCACCGAAGTGCTGCCGGTGCCGGCCCCCGTCATCACCTTCGACTCGGAGGTCGGGGTCGCGGCTGATCTCGGCGTCGGCACCGTCACCCTCGTGCAGGACATCAAGAACACCGGCACCGCGGATCTCACCGATGCCAAGCTCACGGCCCGATCAGACCTGCTGACGCCCGTGTCGGTCAGCGCGACGGTGACATCCGCGGCCAGGGTCAGGCGTGCGGTGGCGGTCGACGGCTGCACCGATGCCGGGTGCGCCCTCCCTGTCATCGGTGCGGGAGGAACTGCCACCGTCACGGTCACCCTTGCCCTGAAGACCACCGGAGTCGTCCAGCTGGAAGCGCTGCGTTCAGACACGCTCACTCTGACGGTGACGAGCGGGGATCTGACCCGGGCCACGTCGGTGGCGGTGGCACCCGCGGTGCCAACCATCACGCTCTCGCCGCTGACGGCCGGAGTGTCGGGAAACCTGGATGTGACCGTCACCGGCGCTGCGAGCTCCACATTGCCAGGCCGCATCGGTGTCGCCTGGAAGAGCGACCGCATCCTGCTGGCGAACATTCGCTCGGGATGCGACGCGTCCTCGGACTCGACGCTCGACTGCCCGGCCGACGTCACGATCACGGACGGCTTTCCCACCGCCACGGTGGAGGTCGCGGTCAACCCGTTGCCCGACGCCCGCCGCGACACCGCAACCATCAGCATCGGCAGGTTCACTGCGGAGCGGGACATCACGGTCGCTCCGAGATCCGTCCCGATCTCGCTGACCGGCCCGTTCCAGGTGAGCGCCACCGGAGCGGCACTCGACCAGGCGTGCCAGGGTGCTGCACCAGCCGGTCCGAAGGCACCGACAGCCTGCATGACCGACATTCCCGTGGGGGCCACGATCCTGTGGGCGGAGCTCGTCTGGAACTGGCGGACCGACCTGGTACCCGCCGACTCCGGCATCAGCCTGTTCTCCGGGGCCGACGCGACTGCAGGTACCCCGCTGACTCTGGGCCCACCATCGGGTCTGAAAACCGTCGATTCCGCCAAATACCGGACCGCACCGATCGTGCTCGACGATGGCGCGCGGGCAGCGCTGACTGCCGGAGAAGCAGCCCAGTTGGGTGTCAGCGCACCAGAGGGTGCCATCGGCGGCTGGACGGTCGTCGTGCTGTGGACCGACGCCTCCGTCTCGAGCCCGGCAACCGTTCAGGTCGACGACTCCCTGGACGTCGTCCGGGTGGACCACACGATCGCCCAGGTCCCCGGCACCACAGCCTCGCTGTTCGATCTCGGGGCTCCGCAGCCGACGAGCTGGCTGCGCAGCTGGTACGACGCCGTGGGAGGCCTGATCGTTGAGGTCGTACAGCTCACCGACGGTGCGGGGCTGTCGTCCGCGGACGACGTCGTCACCTGGTCGACCAACGACGACACTGCGCGAGGACTGGTGGTCGGCCCGGTCATCACCCCGCGCTGA
- a CDS encoding GtrA family protein: MPLIETVRRHLPPKYRELAKFLVVGGTAWIVDTGIFTLLSHTILAEKVITAKIISILVSTVLSYVLNREWSFSSRGGRERRHEAALFFVVNGLALAINLVPLALSRYAFGFNLANHPQWVVTFADFISANVIGTLVGMVFRYWAYRRYVFPEDFSENAETVDPDAPDVAAPVR; the protein is encoded by the coding sequence GTGCCGCTCATCGAAACCGTCCGTCGACACCTGCCGCCGAAGTATCGGGAGCTGGCCAAGTTCCTGGTGGTGGGCGGCACCGCCTGGATCGTCGACACCGGCATCTTCACCCTGCTCTCGCACACCATCCTGGCCGAGAAGGTCATCACCGCGAAGATCATCTCGATCCTGGTGTCCACGGTGCTGTCGTACGTCCTGAACCGTGAGTGGTCCTTCAGCAGCCGGGGCGGACGCGAACGCCGGCACGAGGCGGCGCTGTTCTTCGTCGTCAACGGGTTGGCACTGGCCATCAACCTCGTCCCGCTGGCCTTGTCCCGCTACGCCTTCGGATTCAACCTGGCGAACCACCCGCAGTGGGTCGTCACCTTCGCGGACTTCATCTCCGCCAACGTGATCGGCACCCTGGTGGGCATGGTGTTCCGCTACTGGGCGTACCGGCGCTACGTCTTCCCGGAGGACTTCTCCGAGAACGCGGAGACGGTCGATCCCGACGCGCCGGACGTCGCCGCCCCCGTCCGCTGA
- a CDS encoding acyl-CoA carboxylase subunit beta, which translates to MSDDAQPGPDHTFNALSARVEVGGATRYHESNAAKGKMFARERIAVLVDEGSFVEDGKYANVEATGLPADGVITGTARIGGRQVALMANDSTVKAGSWGARTVEKIIRIVEKAYATGVPMIYLVDSAGARITDQVDLFPGRRGAGKIFHSQVRASGSIPQICALFGPSAAGGAYIPAFCDLVVMVAGNASMYLGSDRMVEMVTGEKTTLEEMGGAKMHTSVSGVGHLLAKTETEALQMISQYLGYFPSNWTQSPPAQPAAGPGKGDLRAMVPESERQAFDMRRYVKALLDDGSFFEIHPDWAKELTVGLGRLDGEVVGVVGNNSMFRGGVLFVDSADKAAHFVQLCDAFSIPLVFLSDVPGFMVGTAVERQGIIRHGAKMITAISEATVPKLCVVVRKAYGAGLYAMAGPGFDPEATLALPTAKIAVMGAEAAVNAVYAGKIAQIEDEAERAEFVTQRRAEYEQDIDIVRLASELVVDQLVEPENLRDELIARLLAAVGKDRSFSRRRHGVTPV; encoded by the coding sequence ATGAGCGACGACGCCCAGCCGGGTCCAGACCACACCTTCAACGCCCTCTCCGCGCGGGTGGAGGTCGGCGGTGCCACTCGGTACCACGAGTCGAACGCAGCCAAGGGCAAGATGTTCGCTCGGGAGCGCATCGCCGTGCTGGTCGACGAGGGCTCGTTCGTCGAGGACGGCAAGTACGCCAACGTCGAGGCGACGGGACTGCCCGCCGACGGCGTCATCACCGGCACTGCGCGGATCGGTGGCCGACAGGTCGCGCTGATGGCCAACGACTCGACAGTCAAGGCCGGGTCCTGGGGTGCCCGGACGGTCGAGAAGATCATCCGGATCGTCGAGAAGGCCTACGCGACAGGTGTTCCGATGATCTACCTGGTCGATTCGGCTGGTGCCAGGATCACCGATCAGGTCGACCTGTTCCCCGGGCGCCGCGGGGCCGGCAAGATCTTCCACAGCCAGGTGCGGGCGTCCGGGTCCATCCCGCAGATCTGCGCGCTGTTCGGGCCGAGCGCCGCCGGCGGAGCCTACATCCCGGCGTTCTGCGATCTCGTGGTGATGGTCGCCGGCAACGCTTCGATGTACCTGGGCAGCGACCGGATGGTCGAGATGGTGACCGGCGAGAAGACCACCCTGGAGGAGATGGGCGGCGCCAAGATGCACACCTCCGTCTCCGGGGTCGGGCATCTACTGGCCAAGACGGAGACCGAAGCGCTGCAGATGATCTCGCAGTACCTGGGTTACTTCCCGTCCAATTGGACACAGTCGCCGCCCGCGCAGCCGGCCGCCGGCCCCGGCAAGGGCGACCTGCGCGCGATGGTGCCGGAGTCGGAGCGTCAGGCGTTCGACATGCGGCGCTACGTGAAGGCGCTCCTGGACGACGGGTCGTTCTTCGAGATCCACCCCGACTGGGCGAAGGAGCTCACCGTCGGGCTCGGTCGGTTGGACGGCGAGGTCGTCGGGGTCGTCGGCAACAACTCGATGTTCCGCGGCGGGGTGCTGTTCGTCGATTCCGCCGACAAGGCAGCCCATTTTGTCCAGCTCTGTGATGCGTTCTCGATCCCGCTGGTGTTCCTGTCCGACGTCCCGGGATTCATGGTGGGGACGGCCGTGGAGCGCCAGGGGATCATCCGGCACGGGGCGAAGATGATCACCGCCATCTCCGAGGCGACGGTGCCGAAGCTGTGTGTCGTCGTCCGAAAGGCCTACGGCGCCGGGCTGTATGCCATGGCTGGTCCGGGATTCGATCCGGAGGCGACGCTCGCGCTGCCGACGGCCAAGATCGCGGTGATGGGTGCGGAGGCCGCGGTCAACGCGGTCTATGCGGGCAAGATCGCGCAGATCGAGGACGAGGCGGAGCGGGCCGAGTTCGTCACGCAGCGGCGGGCCGAGTACGAGCAGGACATCGACATCGTGCGACTCGCCTCCGAGCTGGTCGTCGACCAACTCGTGGAGCCGGAGAACCTCCGGGACGAACTCATCGCCCGGCTGTTGGCGGCGGTCGGCAAGGACCGCTCGTTCTCCCGCCGCCGGCACGGCGTCACACCCGTCTGA
- a CDS encoding VCBS repeat-containing protein — translation MGDLSTPVTRIQVSPRIPDQPTATAAEGATRRYFGSHPWTAIGNAATAASKCTGLTAAELRAMAVAPIFKESGGAATSSTAPSPMTLSRYDEWTGVRAGNTNANANYGLYAFRDPSTAYKRAYWTPGIGIWQYDSAGVGAPFTAAERMDVGVISVDVVSGMRDRWCSPGGWINHAAPFSEAERRAAAWAPWWYTDNGGCPLCEQAYQDMAPGTSLAFANISTVAMDPAGGAQLRTCRLSGIAGTLPCWYVDPAQAQGASWWAALTPLDGGSPTDAPAPLSAPFYDIKIGGQERRYWLQADTGYNVDVSGTRTLGKNARPKDNQSGSGITWSAGGVLCDVTGRRGSCDPSIPPSGVSSTRLLVDGIGLTVRSLDADGDGRGDLLFYRSGPGTADLWTATSTPGRFTSRTLSLLPGAQLVIADIDGDGGDDIVSYRSTVEQVKIVRVKAGVSILQRMGSHRSVFAFNPDGDNRQELFFYAPGSLTDVIWKWTGGNTFSKTVRKMDLKFQPLVGDFNGDGRDDIFWYGAGRSVDVIHYSRAGGKFTAKSVKVDGTYRPAVGDFDGDGRADILWYAPGSGADSVWFGSATEAFTGTPVAMGGDYRPLIVDLPADGRDDVVWFGPGADSDRWTRWSTGRVPSTVVADLGGTQQPVVGTFGADGRDGIFWYGSGSAADWLWR, via the coding sequence GTGGGAGATCTGTCCACCCCCGTCACCAGGATCCAGGTCTCACCCAGGATCCCGGACCAGCCGACGGCGACCGCCGCGGAGGGTGCCACCCGTCGCTACTTCGGCTCACACCCGTGGACCGCGATCGGCAATGCCGCCACCGCGGCGTCCAAGTGCACCGGTCTGACAGCCGCGGAGCTGCGGGCCATGGCGGTGGCACCGATCTTCAAGGAGTCCGGGGGCGCCGCCACCTCCAGCACCGCCCCGTCGCCGATGACGCTCTCGCGGTACGACGAGTGGACCGGTGTGCGCGCCGGCAACACGAACGCGAACGCCAACTACGGCCTCTATGCATTCCGCGATCCGTCCACCGCATACAAGCGGGCCTACTGGACGCCGGGGATCGGCATCTGGCAGTACGACAGCGCCGGAGTGGGCGCGCCGTTCACCGCTGCCGAGCGGATGGACGTCGGGGTCATCTCGGTCGACGTCGTCTCAGGGATGCGCGACCGATGGTGCTCTCCCGGCGGGTGGATCAACCATGCGGCACCGTTCTCCGAGGCCGAGCGGCGGGCCGCCGCCTGGGCCCCCTGGTGGTACACCGACAACGGCGGCTGCCCGCTGTGCGAGCAGGCGTACCAGGACATGGCGCCGGGAACGAGCCTCGCGTTCGCCAACATCAGCACCGTCGCGATGGACCCGGCCGGGGGCGCCCAGCTGCGGACCTGTCGGCTCTCCGGCATCGCCGGCACCCTGCCCTGCTGGTACGTGGATCCGGCGCAGGCGCAGGGCGCGTCGTGGTGGGCAGCCCTCACCCCGCTGGACGGGGGTTCCCCGACCGACGCACCCGCGCCGCTGTCGGCACCGTTCTACGACATCAAGATCGGTGGCCAGGAGAGGCGATACTGGCTGCAGGCGGACACCGGCTACAACGTTGATGTGAGCGGGACCCGCACCCTCGGCAAGAACGCAAGGCCGAAGGACAACCAGAGCGGCTCGGGCATCACCTGGTCCGCAGGCGGGGTGCTCTGCGACGTCACCGGCCGCCGCGGATCCTGCGACCCGTCGATCCCGCCCAGCGGCGTGAGCTCGACCCGGTTGCTGGTGGACGGTATCGGCCTCACGGTCAGATCATTGGACGCAGACGGTGACGGCCGCGGCGATCTCCTGTTCTACCGCTCCGGTCCCGGGACCGCAGATCTGTGGACGGCCACCAGCACCCCCGGCAGGTTCACTTCCCGCACCCTGAGCTTGCTGCCGGGTGCGCAGTTGGTCATCGCCGACATCGACGGGGACGGTGGTGACGACATCGTCAGCTACCGCTCCACCGTTGAACAGGTCAAGATCGTGCGCGTCAAGGCGGGCGTGTCCATCCTGCAACGCATGGGCTCACACCGATCCGTGTTCGCCTTCAACCCCGATGGCGACAACCGGCAGGAGCTGTTCTTCTACGCCCCCGGTTCGCTGACCGACGTGATCTGGAAATGGACCGGCGGTAACACCTTCAGCAAGACGGTCCGGAAGATGGATCTGAAGTTCCAGCCACTGGTCGGCGACTTCAACGGGGACGGCCGGGACGACATCTTCTGGTACGGCGCCGGGCGGTCGGTGGACGTCATCCACTACAGCCGGGCCGGCGGGAAGTTCACAGCGAAGTCCGTCAAGGTGGATGGCACCTACCGTCCGGCCGTCGGCGACTTCGACGGGGACGGCAGGGCCGACATCCTCTGGTACGCACCGGGTTCCGGCGCCGACTCGGTGTGGTTCGGCAGTGCCACCGAGGCGTTCACCGGCACGCCGGTGGCGATGGGCGGCGACTACCGTCCGCTGATCGTCGATCTACCGGCCGACGGTCGCGACGACGTCGTCTGGTTCGGTCCGGGCGCCGACTCCGACCGGTGGACGCGGTGGTCCACCGGACGGGTCCCGAGCACGGTGGTGGCCGACCTCGGCGGGACCCAGCAACCGGTCGTCGGGACGTTCGGCGCCGATGGTCGGGACGGGATCTTCTGGTACGGATCGGGCAGCGCAGCCGACTGGTTGTGGCGCTGA
- a CDS encoding hydroxymethylglutaryl-CoA lyase — translation MTVPPGLPDPTPSPGLPSRVTIVEVGARDGLQNEKTPITTADKVRFVHALADAGLPVVEVTSFVNPRWVPQLADAAELFPAIEQRPGVRYPVLVPNERGLDGALAAGVQEISVFASATETFAQRNLASTLDDQFAMFAPVVGRARTAGLRVRGYLSMCFGDPWEGRVARSQVVAAAARLIELGCQQISLGDTIGVGTAGQVRALIGDLVAAGIGVDRLAVHFHDTYGQALANTLAALQAGVTVVDASAGGLGGCPYAKSATGNLATEDLVWMLDGLGIAHGVDLGALVRASTWMAGLLGRPSPSAVVRALTPPPD, via the coding sequence GTGACCGTGCCGCCAGGGTTGCCTGATCCGACGCCGTCGCCGGGGCTGCCGTCCCGGGTGACGATCGTCGAGGTCGGTGCGCGTGACGGCCTGCAGAACGAGAAGACGCCGATCACAACGGCGGACAAGGTGCGGTTCGTGCACGCTCTTGCCGATGCCGGCCTGCCGGTGGTGGAGGTGACCAGCTTCGTCAACCCGCGCTGGGTACCGCAGCTGGCGGATGCTGCCGAGCTGTTCCCCGCGATCGAGCAGCGGCCCGGTGTGCGCTACCCGGTGCTGGTGCCGAACGAACGCGGGCTGGACGGCGCGCTGGCCGCCGGGGTGCAGGAGATCTCGGTCTTTGCGTCTGCGACCGAGACCTTCGCGCAGCGCAACCTGGCCTCCACCCTGGACGACCAGTTCGCCATGTTCGCGCCGGTCGTGGGCCGGGCTCGCACTGCAGGGCTGCGGGTCCGCGGGTACCTGTCGATGTGTTTCGGCGATCCCTGGGAGGGACGCGTCGCGCGCTCCCAGGTGGTGGCTGCGGCCGCCAGGCTGATCGAGCTGGGATGCCAGCAGATCTCGCTCGGCGACACCATCGGGGTGGGGACGGCCGGTCAGGTCCGGGCGCTGATCGGTGACCTCGTCGCTGCCGGAATCGGGGTCGACCGGCTCGCCGTCCACTTCCACGACACCTACGGTCAGGCGCTGGCCAACACCCTGGCGGCCCTGCAAGCCGGCGTCACCGTGGTGGACGCCTCGGCCGGGGGTCTGGGCGGCTGCCCCTATGCCAAGTCCGCCACCGGCAACCTGGCCACCGAGGACCTGGTCTGGATGTTGGACGGGCTCGGCATCGCACACGGCGTCGATCTCGGAGCGCTGGTACGAGCCAGTACCTGGATGGCCGGGCTGCTGGGTAGGCCGTCGCCGTCCGCGGTCGTCCGAGCGCTGACCCCGCCACCGGACTGA
- a CDS encoding PH domain-containing protein, which produces MAYPDHLLSRGERVVLHKHPHWKVLALPVLAFIIVVGGGSALAAWVSHWNDVGFTSHPQWYIGISVVGVLLLIWWVLVPFLRWGTEHFVISSSHVFFRTGILKRREHQIPLSRIQNMETEVTFWGRLLGFGSLIVESAADQPLEFDNVASLGQVQATLNQLISDDRGNRGVESSDGMGSSGDYPAGARDSASDQDAPRRLAAGRRYAPTVADEQYADEQYADQQNTDEGYAAQPDQGYPAETHFDPAPRSNPAPRSNPGPDAPPQAFDDPRNSHDRRPRQ; this is translated from the coding sequence ATGGCGTACCCGGATCATCTGCTGTCCCGCGGTGAGCGCGTCGTGCTGCACAAGCATCCGCACTGGAAAGTGCTGGCTCTGCCCGTCCTGGCGTTCATCATCGTGGTCGGTGGCGGTTCGGCACTGGCCGCCTGGGTCAGCCACTGGAACGATGTCGGCTTCACCAGCCACCCACAGTGGTACATCGGCATTTCCGTGGTCGGCGTCCTCCTGCTGATCTGGTGGGTCCTGGTGCCGTTCCTGCGGTGGGGGACCGAACATTTCGTCATTTCCAGCTCCCACGTCTTCTTCCGCACCGGCATCCTCAAGCGTCGTGAGCACCAGATCCCGTTGAGTCGCATCCAGAACATGGAGACGGAGGTGACCTTCTGGGGTCGGCTGCTGGGCTTCGGGTCGCTGATCGTGGAGTCTGCTGCCGACCAGCCGCTCGAGTTCGACAACGTCGCTTCCCTCGGCCAGGTGCAGGCGACACTGAACCAGCTGATCTCCGACGATCGCGGAAACCGCGGAGTCGAGTCGAGCGACGGCATGGGCAGCTCCGGTGACTATCCGGCCGGTGCCAGGGATTCCGCATCCGACCAGGACGCACCCCGTCGCCTCGCCGCCGGTCGCCGCTACGCACCGACCGTCGCCGACGAGCAGTACGCCGACGAGCAGTACGCCGACCAGCAGAACACCGACGAGGGCTACGCGGCCCAGCCGGATCAGGGCTACCCAGCCGAGACCCACTTCGATCCGGCACCGCGCTCGAATCCGGCACCGCGCTCGAATCCTGGACCGGATGCGCCGCCCCAGGCGTTCGACGATCCGCGCAACTCGCACGATCGACGGCCGCGGCAGTGA